In Methanolacinia paynteri, the DNA window ACAGGTACCATCCTGTCGCCTGGCTTGGCAGATTTATCGGTTGGTGGGGCAGGCCTGCAGTCTATCCTGAAAAAACCAGGAGATTTGTGGGATTTTTCATGGGCATCCTTACCGCAGTTTTATTTTCGCTGCCGTTTTTTATCCTCGATCTTTACCTGCCGGTCTGGGCTGCAATTGTCGTAGCACCGTTTCTTCTTAAGATCTGTCTTGCATGGAGGTGCCTTGAGGAGCATGTTGCAAGTGTGGAGAAGGCCCTCTCACAGGAAGGCGGCGGCAGGAGCGAGGTGGGAATGCTTGTTTCGAGGGACCCGGATTCGCTCTCAGAAGAGGAGGTTCTCTCCGCCGCATACGAGTCCATGTCCGAGAACCTGACCGATTCGATAGTGTCTCCACTCTTCTACTATTCCCTCTTCGGCCTCGGAGGTGCGGCCTTCTTCAGGGCCTCGAATACTATGGACGCCATGCTTGGCTACAGGGACGAGAGGATAAAGATCGGGTGGTTCCCTGCGAGGCTCGACGATCTCCTGAACTTCATCCCTGCCAGGCTCGCCGGGCTTTCCCTTGTAATATGGTTTGCAGCAAAAGGGAGCCTGGGTGACGCATGGGCCGTTCTGAAGCGCGACAGGAAAAAAAGGGCAGGCCCGAACGGGGGTGTGACGATGTCTCTTATCGCTGGCGGGTGCGGTATTGCGTTCATAAAACCCGGGGTCTATGTTATCGGTGATAAAAAGAGAAGCCTCATAGAGGCCGGAGCTGATATAAGAGACGCAGTCCGGGCTGCGACAATTATTTCAGCCATAATTTTAAGCCTTGTTCTTCTTGCTGCAGGAGGGATCGTTTTCAGGTTCCTTCTTTGCCTGTAGATCCTGTCTCTTTTTTTAGTTCTGAATGACGTTCTATTTTGCAGGTTTCCCGAGCATCTTCCTGAACTCTGCCTTATACAGCCTGAGCAGATCTATGAAAAACGCCTTGAGGTCCGGGATGATCGTGATCATCGCGAGGCCGACAATTATTACGGTCAGGAGCGAGAGGCCGAATTCGGATATTATATTATGCGACCAGAAATAGCTCTCGTAGCCCAGTTCCCCGTTTGACGCGATCCATGGCAGGAACGGAAACCACTGCTCCGAATACGCTATGATCACGAAGAGATTCCTGATCAGGTTCATTATGAAGATGACGGGGACGATAACTGCAAATGTAAGGGCCTTCTGCCGGAGTGTAGACGGGACAGACCAGGCTATTCCGAGCATGAGAGCCATCGCCTGTATGCCCGTGCACCCGAGTATAATCCGTACGCTGTAGATGTCATGCATAAACAGGTTCCATTCGGCGAGGGTGTAGCTGAAGCCGATGAAGCCGAAGATGGATTCGAGTATCGATATATTCACCCCGATAAGCCAGTCCCCGAGCGGCTCTATATAGGCGAACGGGGCGAAGACCAGGAATCCGATTGCCGCCGCCCTCGTCATGCAGAAGACGACGCTGTTCTCTTCGTTGAGTTTTTTTATCGTAACCCAGAGTGCCGGAAGCGCAAGAAATGCGATCAGGGGATATATTATGTTGTTCTCTGCAAAGTATTGCGGAAAGTTCGCGAAGAGAATCCCCACGAGTGCGGTCCAGCCGACCGCCGCAAACCATTTTTTATATGGCAGAGGCAGCAGGAATCCCAGAAAACCTGCAAAAGACAATCCTGCTACGATGGCTTCCAACATTATTCTATATCGTTTCTGTTTCCGGGCAAAAATGTTTACTGCAACTCTGTATGTTTAAGGTGGTCCCCTACCGATCCGGGCTGATCATGTAATTATCCGTTTATGCATTCGTTATGGGAATTGTTATGTCCTAATAAATGAAAAGATCAAACGATTATTCATGGATGTGCAGATTGAGGAGAGTAAGAGGGAACTGTCCAGGGTTCTTGAACTTTTGAAGGAAGAACCGAGGGGACTCAGTATTACGGATATTTCCCGTGCCCTGAAGCTCAACCGCAACTCAGTCTCGAAATACCTGAACATGCTTCTGATATCAGGCCATGTCGAACTGCGGAGCATCGGTGTCGCGAAGGTCTATTTTCTCTCCAAGCGTGTCCCGATATCTGCTATGCTCGACTACTCCTCCGATGCCATAATTGTCCTGAATCACAATATGGAGATAGTAGTGGCAAACGAATCGTTCCTCAGCCTTACAGACAGCGAGTTCAGGGACATAATAAAGATGAAGATTGCCGGATCAGGTATACCTGTCATCACGGACCCGGGGGTCTATAAAGAGATTGTAAACGGTTTCAAGTCGGACAGCAGCTCCTCG includes these proteins:
- the cbiB gene encoding adenosylcobinamide-phosphate synthase CbiB, which encodes MVLPVLIIWLSLLADRVAGDPPNRYHPVAWLGRFIGWWGRPAVYPEKTRRFVGFFMGILTAVLFSLPFFILDLYLPVWAAIVVAPFLLKICLAWRCLEEHVASVEKALSQEGGGRSEVGMLVSRDPDSLSEEEVLSAAYESMSENLTDSIVSPLFYYSLFGLGGAAFFRASNTMDAMLGYRDERIKIGWFPARLDDLLNFIPARLAGLSLVIWFAAKGSLGDAWAVLKRDRKKRAGPNGGVTMSLIAGGCGIAFIKPGVYVIGDKKRSLIEAGADIRDAVRAATIISAIILSLVLLAAGGIVFRFLLCL
- the artA gene encoding archaeosortase A, giving the protein MLEAIVAGLSFAGFLGFLLPLPYKKWFAAVGWTALVGILFANFPQYFAENNIIYPLIAFLALPALWVTIKKLNEENSVVFCMTRAAAIGFLVFAPFAYIEPLGDWLIGVNISILESIFGFIGFSYTLAEWNLFMHDIYSVRIILGCTGIQAMALMLGIAWSVPSTLRQKALTFAVIVPVIFIMNLIRNLFVIIAYSEQWFPFLPWIASNGELGYESYFWSHNIISEFGLSLLTVIIVGLAMITIIPDLKAFFIDLLRLYKAEFRKMLGKPAK